A window from Urocitellus parryii isolate mUroPar1 chromosome 1, mUroPar1.hap1, whole genome shotgun sequence encodes these proteins:
- the LOC144254584 gene encoding olfactory receptor 2L13-like: MDNWNHTSNDFILLGLFPPNQKGLFLLLLIISVFVLACLGNSGMTALIFLDPRLHTPMYFLLSQLSLMDLMYISSTVPKMAINFLSGQRSISFLGCGVQMFFFVTMASSEGLLLASMAYDRFVAICHPLHYHIYMSKRMCVKMILGCWTLGSLNGLVHTVYALHLPYCRSRTISHFYCDIPAMMPLVCTDTWIYEYMVIFSALLVLLLPFLGTTASYGRVIFAIFHMRSKEGRRKAFTTCSTHLTVVIFYYAPFAYTYLRPKSLRSPEEDKNLAVFYTILTPMLNPIVYSLRNKEVLGAIRRVCGMFSSKKK; encoded by the coding sequence atggaTAATTGGAACCATACTtcaaatgactttattttgttgGGGTTGTTTCCCCCAAATCAGAAAGGCCTATTTCTCTTGCTCCTGATCATCTCTGTGTTTGTTCTCGCCTGTTTGGGGAACTCAGGGATGACTGCCCTCATCTTCTTGGACCCACggctccacacccccatgtactttctCCTCAGCCAGCTCTCCCTCATGGACCTGATGTACATCTCCTCCACTGTCCCCAAGATGGCCATCAACTTCCTCTCTGGCCAGAGGAGCATCTCTTTCCTGGGCTGTGGTGTGCAAATGTTCTTCTTTGTCACCATGGCAAGTTCTGAAGGCTTACTCCTGGCCtcgatggcctatgaccgctttgtggccatctgtcaccccctgcATTATCACATATATATGAGCAAAAGAATGTGTGTGAAAATGATCCTTGGGTGCTGGACACTAGGTTCCCTCAATGGCCTAGTACACACTGTGTATGCTCTTCATCTTCCATACTGCAGGTCCAGGACCATCAGTCACTTCTACTGTGACATCCCAGCCATGATGCCTCTGGTCTGTACGGACACCTGGATCTATGAGTACATGGTTATTTTTAGTGCACTCTTggttctcctccttcctttccttggcACCACAGCATCTTATGGACGAGTCATTTTTGCTATCTTCCACATGAGgtcaaaggaaggaagaagaaaggcctTCACCACGTGCTCCACACATTTAACTGTGGTGATATTTTACTATGCTCCTTTTGCCTACACTTATCTTCGGCCCAAGAGTCTTCGCTCACCTGAAGAGGATAAGAATCTAGCTGTCTTCTACACCATCCTAACCCCCATGCTCAATCCCATTGTCTATagtctgaggaacaaggaggtGCTGGGAGCCATAAGAAGAGTGTGTGGGATGTTCTCCTCCAAGAAGAAATGA